From the Sphingomonas sabuli genome, the window CGCCGGTCCAGAAGCGGCGAATATCGCGCACCGGCACGGGTAGTCCCGACCCGTAGAAGAACCGGCCCGCCAGCGTTTGTTGCGGCAGGACCAGCCCGACCGGCTTGCCCGTTGCAATCGCGTCGGAAACCATGGCCACGCTGTCCGCGGTAACGTGGATTTCATCGGCGTCCTTCAACAGCACGGAATAGCGCGGCAGGCCCTTGCGCAGGTTGAGTGCGGCAAGCGCCTCCGGATCGGTCCGCGCGCTGCCGCAGCCGATCAGCGTGCCCGGAATCGCCTCGAGATAGGCCGCGGCCTCCGCGACGATCGCGGGCGTGAGCCGCCACATGAAGGTATCGCCGCCGACAAGCAGCAAGCGATGGGGGCGCGGCAGGGCCTTTAGCCATTCGCGCTCCCTCGACGTCGGCTTGACCGGGGTCACGGTGCTGATCCCGACGGGCAGCCGGATGACGTTGGACCGTGCCGGCACGTCATATTGCGGTGTAGTGATGACAAGGTCGAAATTGCGCG encodes:
- a CDS encoding ELM1/GtrOC1 family putative glycosyltransferase, whose protein sequence is MTRARIWVLLGEKTGDNNQLLRLAEALGLPFRAIELRYTQLRRLRPALLGESLASLDKESRDEIAPPWPDLVLGIGNRSAPVALAIRKASGGMVKLVRLGNPRLDPRNFDLVITTPQYDVPARSNVIRLPVGISTVTPVKPTSREREWLKALPRPHRLLLVGGDTFMWRLTPAIVAEAAAYLEAIPGTLIGCGSARTDPEALAALNLRKGLPRYSVLLKDADEIHVTADSVAMVSDAIATGKPVGLVLPQQTLAGRFFYGSGLPVPVRDIRRFWTGVQAAGLVGTIDAPRSGKLNCDPLATAVAAVRALL